The following coding sequences are from one Caballeronia sp. SBC1 window:
- a CDS encoding DNA/RNA non-specific endonuclease: MKIRLTFLVSLLAALGATVSLNALAASDCPQFSPGGRAPIVANAKMRVSTQQLCYSDFAVLHSGVTHGPLWSAEHLTAEHMDDARDNTRTNRFFVDKKLPPGDSATLSDYKKSGYDRGHMSPAGDRWDKKSMAESFSLANVVPQNPSNNRRIWSRIEQSVRRLVEQSGDAYVVTGPLFSGRQLQTIGESRVLVPTQLYKVVYLPGRDLAFAVVVDNTPTNEYTVKTVHELEAMSGLQFPGIPDTLKDQRIGGLKGV, encoded by the coding sequence ATGAAAATCCGCCTCACGTTTTTAGTATCTTTGTTGGCCGCGCTCGGCGCTACCGTGTCACTCAATGCCCTCGCGGCCAGCGACTGTCCCCAGTTCAGCCCAGGCGGCCGCGCGCCTATCGTCGCAAACGCGAAGATGCGCGTCTCGACGCAGCAACTCTGTTATTCCGACTTCGCTGTCCTGCATTCCGGCGTGACGCACGGGCCGTTGTGGTCGGCGGAACACTTGACGGCGGAGCACATGGACGATGCCCGCGACAACACCCGCACCAATCGTTTCTTCGTCGATAAAAAACTGCCGCCCGGCGACAGCGCCACGCTCTCGGACTACAAGAAGAGTGGCTACGATCGCGGCCATATGAGCCCGGCTGGCGACCGCTGGGACAAGAAAAGCATGGCGGAATCGTTTTCGCTGGCGAACGTCGTGCCGCAAAATCCGTCGAATAACCGGCGCATCTGGTCGCGTATAGAACAGTCCGTGCGGCGGCTGGTGGAGCAGTCCGGCGATGCCTACGTGGTCACCGGCCCCCTGTTTTCCGGACGGCAGTTGCAGACCATTGGCGAGTCGCGCGTGCTCGTACCCACGCAGTTGTATAAGGTGGTGTATCTGCCGGGACGTGACCTGGCGTTCGCCGTGGTGGTCGACAACACGCCGACGAACGAATACACAGTCAAGACGGTCCATGAACTTGAGGCCATGAGCGGACTGCAATTTCCAGGCATTCCGGACACGCTGAAAGATCAACGCATTGGAGGACTGAAAGGTGTTTAA
- a CDS encoding alpha/beta fold hydrolase yields MTSISRMLCVVLALAVSVASPAFAASNDEAASNDEAASSPSVASSPALSDNDGPAYGPELQGFDYPYPVSQFAISSQRQIVRMAYMDVASKRPNGRTVVLLHGKNFCAATWKESIDVLTEAGYRVIAPDQIGFCKSTKPVRYQYTFQQLARNTHALLAALGVKKATLVAHSTGGMIAVRYALMYPQETEQLVLVNPIGLEDWKAKGVPSISIDDWYARELKTSADGIRKYEQATYYAGHWDPRYEPWVQMLAGMYRGPGKDVVAWNSALLYDMIYTQPVVYEFGQIRTPTLLLIGDKDTTAIGKDLAPPEIRPTLGRYPELAKRAVEAIPGAKLVEFADLGHAPQMQDPRAFHQALLAGLAALGENGH; encoded by the coding sequence ATGACTTCGATTAGCCGCATGCTTTGCGTTGTTCTAGCTTTAGCCGTATCGGTTGCATCGCCCGCTTTTGCCGCTTCCAACGATGAGGCTGCTTCCAACGATGAGGCCGCGTCCTCGCCATCGGTCGCTTCATCTCCGGCACTGTCCGACAACGACGGTCCTGCGTACGGCCCAGAACTCCAGGGCTTCGACTATCCGTATCCGGTCAGCCAATTCGCGATTTCATCGCAGCGGCAAATCGTGCGCATGGCTTATATGGACGTCGCATCCAAGCGTCCTAACGGACGGACCGTGGTCCTCCTGCACGGCAAGAACTTTTGCGCGGCGACCTGGAAGGAGAGCATCGACGTGCTCACCGAAGCGGGGTATCGCGTGATTGCGCCGGACCAGATCGGCTTTTGCAAATCGACCAAGCCGGTGCGGTATCAGTACACATTCCAGCAACTGGCGCGCAATACGCACGCGTTGCTTGCGGCGCTTGGCGTGAAAAAAGCGACGCTCGTCGCGCATTCCACTGGCGGCATGATTGCGGTGCGATATGCGCTGATGTATCCGCAGGAGACCGAGCAGCTTGTGCTGGTGAATCCGATCGGGCTGGAGGACTGGAAGGCGAAGGGCGTGCCGTCCATCTCGATTGATGACTGGTACGCGCGCGAGCTGAAAACCAGCGCGGACGGCATTCGAAAATACGAGCAAGCCACGTACTACGCGGGTCACTGGGACCCACGTTACGAGCCGTGGGTGCAGATGCTGGCGGGAATGTATCGCGGGCCGGGCAAGGACGTTGTTGCCTGGAATTCTGCCTTGCTCTACGACATGATTTATACCCAGCCGGTCGTGTATGAGTTTGGGCAGATCAGGACACCCACTTTGTTGCTGATCGGCGATAAAGACACGACCGCGATTGGCAAGGATCTCGCGCCGCCGGAGATCCGGCCGACGCTCGGGCGTTATCCGGAGCTGGCTAAACGCGCGGTGGAGGCGATCCCGGGTGCGAAGCTGGTCGAGTTTGCGGACTTGGGGCATGCGCCTCAGATGCAGGACCCGCGCGCGTTTCATCAGGCATTGCTCGCAGGGCTGGCAGCGCTTGGTGAGAATGGCCATTGA
- a CDS encoding YnfA family protein: protein MKTFLLYVVTAIAEIVGCYFPYRWLKEGGSPWLLIPGAVALALFAWLLTLHASAAGRVYAAYGGVYIAVAIMWLWIVERIRPTSWDLAGVAIALAGMSVIAFQPRG from the coding sequence ATGAAGACGTTCCTGCTGTATGTTGTGACGGCCATTGCCGAGATAGTGGGCTGCTATTTCCCCTACCGATGGCTAAAGGAGGGCGGGTCCCCTTGGCTTCTCATCCCCGGTGCCGTGGCGCTCGCACTCTTCGCATGGCTGCTGACCCTGCATGCCAGCGCTGCCGGCCGCGTGTATGCCGCGTACGGCGGCGTCTACATCGCCGTGGCGATCATGTGGCTATGGATCGTGGAACGGATTCGCCCAACGAGCTGGGATCTCGCCGGCGTCGCGATCGCGCTGGCCGGCATGAGCGTGATTGCGTTTCAGCCGCGCGGGTAG
- a CDS encoding OmpA family protein, with protein sequence MSNKLIAAGLLSIGVLAGCSSASGPTFNANEIQTSNGAQVYRVECHGLFESVAACVKQAQKICGDKPAYKLETMERLRAPSEDSADPRVLTFQCGAPAQPEVAPAPVPAPVPQAAPEMPRQIDLSGDANFATDSATLTAKASDTLDEFVSAAQGVTLRQVAVAGYTDSTGSATHNRQLSQRRAESVMQYLKSHGLHSQSYTAQGFGASNPVASNATVAGRAKNRRVEIRVSTQQ encoded by the coding sequence ATGTCCAATAAACTAATCGCTGCAGGTCTTTTGTCAATCGGTGTGCTCGCTGGCTGCTCCAGCGCTTCGGGCCCAACTTTCAACGCCAACGAGATCCAGACGTCCAACGGCGCCCAGGTTTATCGCGTTGAATGTCATGGTTTGTTCGAAAGCGTGGCGGCATGCGTGAAGCAGGCCCAGAAAATCTGCGGCGACAAGCCCGCATACAAGCTCGAAACCATGGAACGCCTGCGCGCACCGTCCGAAGATTCGGCCGATCCGCGCGTCCTGACGTTCCAGTGCGGCGCGCCCGCTCAGCCTGAAGTCGCGCCGGCGCCCGTGCCAGCTCCGGTCCCGCAGGCCGCGCCGGAAATGCCCCGCCAGATCGATTTGAGCGGCGACGCTAACTTCGCTACCGACAGCGCTACGCTGACGGCGAAAGCGAGCGACACGCTCGACGAGTTCGTGTCTGCCGCCCAGGGCGTGACGTTGCGCCAGGTCGCAGTCGCGGGCTACACGGATTCCACGGGTTCGGCAACGCACAACCGTCAGTTGTCGCAACGCCGTGCGGAATCGGTCATGCAGTATCTGAAGAGCCATGGCCTGCATTCGCAAAGCTACACGGCACAAGGTTTTGGCGCGTCGAATCCGGTCGCGTCGAACGCGACCGTCGCCGGCCGCGCCAAGAATCGCCGCGTGGAAATTCGCGTCAGCACGCAGCAATAA
- a CDS encoding CsbD family protein, translated as MVQDQVEGAAQTVVGKVQDAVGGLTGDTATQAEGKARQVLGKIQLNYGETIDNVREAVIAKPINGVLVAGAIGFVLGAIWARQR; from the coding sequence ATGGTGCAAGATCAGGTAGAAGGCGCGGCGCAAACCGTCGTGGGCAAGGTGCAGGATGCCGTCGGCGGTTTGACCGGCGACACGGCGACGCAGGCTGAAGGCAAGGCGCGCCAAGTGCTCGGCAAGATTCAGCTCAACTACGGCGAAACCATCGACAACGTCCGTGAGGCGGTCATCGCAAAGCCGATCAATGGCGTGCTCGTGGCAGGTGCAATCGGATTCGTGCTCGGCGCAATCTGGGCGCGGCAACGGTAA
- a CDS encoding DUF2968 domain-containing protein produces MNSNITTRGGALVLAWFVLCGAACAAGPTAPMQGSAPAADALGDSSARRSLLTNGAADEPQATVNGNIAELQQMIRDGKVKELRTTYNGSYGASMLFYPDEMTFYIALFQQKKFWRVVKTQVDSRAETIYADFAKNSAALADTEIRRTKLEAEKNFADRLIAVQQGRANRLQADLDVARAQQSQVADRQAEQQEAIRSLRAEQDAAQAQLRALQTKVQDLQRQSDVDMMPLPK; encoded by the coding sequence ATGAACTCCAACATTACAACGAGAGGCGGGGCCCTGGTCTTGGCATGGTTCGTCCTGTGCGGCGCAGCGTGTGCCGCCGGGCCCACAGCGCCCATGCAAGGCAGTGCCCCGGCAGCCGATGCACTTGGGGACTCAAGCGCGCGTCGCAGTCTTCTGACCAACGGCGCAGCCGACGAACCGCAGGCAACGGTGAATGGCAACATCGCGGAACTGCAGCAAATGATTCGCGACGGAAAGGTAAAGGAATTGCGCACTACGTATAACGGCAGCTATGGCGCGAGCATGCTGTTTTACCCCGATGAAATGACGTTCTATATCGCATTGTTTCAGCAAAAGAAATTCTGGCGCGTGGTCAAGACCCAAGTGGATTCGCGAGCGGAAACCATCTACGCGGACTTTGCCAAGAACAGTGCGGCGCTCGCCGATACCGAGATCCGCCGGACCAAGCTCGAAGCCGAGAAAAACTTTGCTGACCGGCTGATCGCGGTTCAGCAAGGGCGCGCAAATCGCCTGCAGGCGGACCTCGACGTCGCGCGGGCGCAGCAAAGTCAGGTCGCCGACCGGCAGGCGGAGCAACAGGAAGCGATCCGTTCGCTGCGCGCGGAACAGGACGCCGCGCAAGCGCAATTGCGTGCATTGCAAACCAAGGTGCAGGATTTGCAACGCCAGTCGGATGTCGACATGATGCCGTTGCCAAAGTGA
- a CDS encoding methylated-DNA--[protein]-cysteine S-methyltransferase — translation MIECHIAPSPLGHLAYRAEDDYLTGLFFVGQKHFPAGLLDTGPPKSRAIIAAKEQIAEYFAGERTVFSVPLRLNGTEFQQRVWAALQEIPFGTSWTYGDLARRMGVAAGASRAVGGANGRNPVGIIVPCHRVIGADGELTGYAGGVERKQHLLTLEGGPGRAQLTLF, via the coding sequence TTGATCGAATGCCACATTGCACCGAGTCCGCTGGGCCACCTCGCGTATCGCGCGGAGGACGACTACCTGACGGGATTGTTTTTCGTCGGCCAGAAACATTTTCCCGCCGGTCTCCTCGATACAGGTCCGCCGAAGTCACGTGCGATCATTGCGGCGAAGGAACAGATCGCCGAGTACTTCGCCGGTGAGCGCACGGTGTTTTCCGTACCGCTGCGGCTCAATGGCACCGAGTTCCAGCAGCGTGTATGGGCGGCATTACAAGAGATCCCGTTCGGCACCTCCTGGACCTACGGTGACCTTGCGCGCCGGATGGGCGTCGCCGCGGGGGCATCGCGCGCCGTGGGCGGAGCAAACGGGCGCAATCCCGTGGGGATCATCGTGCCGTGTCATCGCGTGATAGGCGCCGATGGAGAGCTGACCGGCTACGCGGGCGGCGTAGAGCGCAAGCAACATCTGCTGACGCTTGAAGGCGGCCCAGGACGCGCGCAACTCACGTTGTTCTGA
- a CDS encoding alpha/beta fold hydrolase, with the protein MERLVQHIPAICVANLPATDDRESLRLEYQWLNADQTDAPLAVFLHEGLGSISMWKDWPQKLCEQLGFRGLVYSRPGYGGSTARAANVKWPLDFMQRQAHDVLPAMLDVLGIGSAERARMWVIGHSDGGSIALLYAVAFPDALCGVIAIAPHVFVEDKSVKAIAEATALYTQGDLRARLSRYHADVDSAFYGWNDIWLNPDFRHWNITALLPSIRCPLLAVQGYDDEYATMAQIDAIASHVPQAQLAKLPACGHSPHRQCPAMLDAAIAAFVKSI; encoded by the coding sequence ATGGAACGATTAGTACAGCACATCCCTGCAATCTGTGTGGCCAATCTGCCCGCAACAGACGACCGGGAATCGCTTCGTCTTGAGTATCAATGGTTGAACGCCGACCAGACCGATGCGCCTCTCGCCGTCTTCCTGCACGAAGGGCTCGGCTCCATTTCAATGTGGAAGGACTGGCCGCAGAAGCTATGCGAACAACTGGGGTTCCGTGGTCTCGTCTATTCGCGGCCGGGTTATGGCGGCTCGACCGCGCGTGCAGCGAACGTGAAATGGCCGCTCGATTTCATGCAACGGCAGGCTCATGACGTTCTGCCGGCAATGCTCGACGTTCTCGGCATAGGCAGCGCCGAACGTGCCCGGATGTGGGTTATTGGCCATAGCGACGGCGGTTCTATTGCGTTGCTTTATGCGGTGGCTTTCCCTGACGCGCTGTGTGGCGTGATCGCAATTGCGCCGCATGTATTTGTTGAAGATAAGTCAGTCAAGGCGATAGCGGAGGCAACCGCTCTATATACGCAAGGCGATTTGCGAGCCAGGCTGTCGCGGTATCACGCCGACGTCGATTCAGCTTTCTACGGATGGAACGATATCTGGCTGAATCCCGACTTCAGGCACTGGAACATTACGGCCCTGCTGCCTTCCATCCGGTGCCCGCTGCTTGCTGTGCAAGGATATGACGACGAGTACGCAACGATGGCGCAGATCGACGCCATTGCATCGCACGTGCCGCAAGCACAGCTCGCCAAGCTGCCGGCTTGCGGACATTCTCCGCATCGTCAATGCCCCGCCATGCTCGATGCCGCGATCGCGGCGTTCGTTAAGAGTATTTGA
- a CDS encoding ATPase domain-containing protein, with the protein MTDQATPSSQTDSDPRSVTTVTTGVPGLDDILGGGLIKGGLYLIEGMAGAGKTILSTQIGFHRVAEGDSVLYITLIAESHSKLLSHLKGLSFYNADAISDKMLFVSGYHELMRDGLNGFLALIASTIKTSRPRFMVIDGFRSAREFSSTELELSQFIHELSAFVTAAGCTTLILAPLSGNEPHPEHTLVDGLVELNRFATGMRRAREIEVHKLRGRDHLLGRHFFKITADGLVTFPRLEARSMLLEGAPDLKSKLSFGLPDFDTMLGGGVVKGSTTTLIGPSGIGKTLLSLKFLEAGVANGERCVYFGFYESPERLVAKAESVSIHLADAVADRRLIVEWRPAVELAIDELAAELIAVVKRAGASRLVVDGIEGFHDSANRMERFGLFLNALTHRLRQESVTTLLTEELPLYADMAHGGSIRASAMTENIVLMRYVETSTSLYRIVSVVKQRESAHDPSIRRFVIDENGLHLTDAFIGTTTLLSARGTIPLSLSDPDTGTRT; encoded by the coding sequence ATGACCGACCAAGCAACTCCATCCAGCCAGACCGATTCCGACCCACGCTCCGTGACTACCGTGACAACAGGCGTGCCGGGACTTGACGACATACTCGGCGGTGGCCTGATCAAGGGCGGCTTGTACCTGATCGAAGGCATGGCAGGCGCGGGCAAGACCATCCTGTCCACGCAGATCGGTTTTCATCGCGTGGCCGAGGGTGACTCGGTGCTGTACATCACACTGATCGCGGAGTCGCATTCGAAGCTGCTGTCGCACCTGAAAGGCTTGTCGTTCTACAACGCCGACGCCATCTCGGACAAAATGCTGTTCGTCTCCGGCTACCACGAACTGATGCGCGACGGCCTGAACGGTTTCCTCGCGTTGATCGCGTCGACCATCAAGACAAGCCGCCCACGTTTCATGGTGATCGACGGTTTTCGCAGCGCTCGCGAATTCAGTTCCACCGAATTGGAGTTGTCACAGTTCATCCACGAATTGAGCGCGTTCGTGACGGCCGCGGGATGCACCACGTTGATCCTCGCGCCGCTCTCGGGCAACGAGCCGCATCCGGAACACACGCTCGTGGACGGGCTGGTCGAACTCAATCGTTTCGCCACGGGAATGCGCCGCGCGCGGGAAATCGAAGTGCATAAACTGCGCGGCCGCGATCATCTGCTGGGACGCCACTTCTTCAAGATCACTGCCGATGGCCTCGTCACTTTCCCACGCCTGGAAGCGCGCTCGATGCTGCTCGAAGGAGCACCGGACCTGAAGTCGAAGCTGTCGTTCGGCCTCCCCGACTTCGACACCATGCTCGGCGGCGGCGTAGTGAAAGGCTCGACCACGACGCTGATCGGGCCGTCGGGGATCGGCAAGACGCTGCTGTCACTGAAATTCCTCGAAGCCGGGGTCGCTAACGGCGAACGCTGCGTGTATTTCGGCTTTTACGAATCGCCGGAGCGGCTGGTCGCCAAGGCGGAGTCCGTGTCCATTCATCTTGCCGATGCAGTCGCCGACCGTCGCCTCATTGTCGAATGGCGACCGGCGGTGGAACTCGCCATCGACGAACTGGCGGCCGAGCTGATTGCGGTGGTGAAGCGCGCGGGCGCGTCGCGGCTGGTGGTGGACGGGATTGAAGGGTTCCACGATTCGGCGAACCGCATGGAGCGCTTCGGGCTGTTCCTGAACGCGTTGACGCATCGTCTGCGTCAGGAAAGCGTCACGACGCTGCTCACCGAGGAACTGCCGCTATATGCCGACATGGCGCATGGAGGTTCGATCCGCGCGTCGGCGATGACCGAGAATATCGTGTTGATGCGATACGTGGAGACAAGCACGTCGCTGTACCGCATTGTCTCTGTCGTCAAGCAGCGCGAAAGCGCCCACGATCCGTCCATCCGCCGCTTCGTCATCGATGAAAATGGCTTGCATCTCACGGACGCTTTCATTGGCACGACCACGTTGTTATCGGCGCGCGGCACAATCCCGCTCTCGCTGTCCGACCCGGACACCGGCACGCGGACATGA
- a CDS encoding response regulator, producing MKKILVVDDEFDLLTTWRLVLQMEGYEVSTASNGLLALESVRANPPDLIITDWMMPTMDGVALCHALAADKTLAQIPVVLSSAAARTPTVTHPHLEFHRKPLSIDELVEIVARLLGTA from the coding sequence ATGAAAAAAATCCTCGTCGTAGACGATGAATTTGACCTCCTGACCACCTGGCGTCTCGTGCTCCAGATGGAAGGATACGAGGTCAGCACGGCGTCAAACGGCTTGTTGGCGCTCGAGTCTGTGCGTGCCAATCCGCCCGACCTGATCATCACGGACTGGATGATGCCGACCATGGACGGCGTCGCGTTATGCCACGCACTCGCCGCCGACAAAACCCTCGCACAGATTCCCGTCGTGCTCTCCAGCGCCGCCGCGCGCACGCCGACGGTCACGCACCCGCATCTCGAATTCCACCGAAAGCCGCTTTCCATCGATGAGCTCGTAGAAATCGTCGCGCGCCTGCTCGGCACGGCTTGA
- a CDS encoding AarF/UbiB family protein has product MMQRVRAIWRLATLFVRESRVKSAADAPLHRVLRSFAAGVRSRGATSLAQRVPVLQNLSGVLTMTSSLLAQHPGLAETAVRVALAELDTLKAPLKDAPLRQALATALPPGRVAALTDVDAEPERCGIAQQTHHARITLDMSPGINASAAPVAVRVTLIRTDTRAELMQDLDVANAAARLAGRFSREVRGQNVGALIARLTESITGMLDLRQRAADQSFLRYRLREVNHDSRVVVPEVLWDFCSDTALVTRAVRTVPLSDAKALRAHGLDPAQLIAMWIEVFFETALGEGVFHAGLEAAGAAVSIEPDTFGALVLDGDSPLTFFAAHERSFLVAGSNALLHGDHKAAAREHMRHGRPDEHESQHAVRVEATYRREAERFAGDAHRHRTAADLFTALGKGPLEHAFGDAHTGIASRAALLARSAQSIEEMARRIAPDIDVWPIARRVIMRLALDQFSSHGLVAQLAKEAVHWPHALPRVPNLLADWVTRQNRRNADSRSAR; this is encoded by the coding sequence ATGATGCAGCGCGTGCGTGCAATCTGGCGCCTCGCGACGCTATTCGTGCGGGAAAGCCGCGTAAAGTCCGCCGCCGACGCCCCGCTCCATCGCGTCCTGCGCTCGTTCGCCGCCGGCGTGCGTAGCCGTGGCGCCACCAGTCTGGCCCAGCGGGTGCCGGTGTTGCAGAACCTGTCCGGTGTGCTGACCATGACGTCGAGCTTGCTGGCACAACATCCGGGGTTGGCCGAGACAGCGGTGCGCGTCGCGCTCGCCGAATTGGACACCCTCAAGGCGCCGCTGAAAGACGCGCCGCTGCGCCAGGCGCTGGCGACCGCACTTCCGCCGGGACGGGTTGCCGCGTTGACCGATGTGGACGCCGAGCCTGAACGCTGCGGAATTGCGCAGCAGACGCACCATGCGCGGATCACGCTGGACATGTCCCCCGGCATCAATGCGAGCGCAGCGCCGGTAGCTGTGCGTGTCACGTTGATTCGTACCGATACCCGCGCCGAACTGATGCAAGACCTGGACGTGGCGAACGCGGCGGCGCGTTTGGCCGGGCGTTTTTCACGTGAGGTTCGGGGGCAGAATGTCGGCGCGCTTATCGCACGCCTGACGGAATCAATTACCGGGATGCTTGATTTGCGCCAGCGTGCTGCCGATCAAAGTTTCCTCCGTTACCGGTTGCGCGAGGTGAACCACGACTCGCGCGTCGTCGTGCCCGAAGTACTCTGGGATTTTTGCAGCGACACGGCGCTCGTCACGCGCGCCGTGCGCACCGTGCCGCTCTCGGACGCCAAGGCGCTGCGCGCCCATGGTCTGGACCCGGCACAATTGATTGCCATGTGGATCGAGGTTTTTTTCGAGACGGCGCTCGGCGAGGGCGTGTTCCACGCCGGTCTGGAGGCGGCGGGCGCCGCGGTCAGCATTGAGCCGGACACCTTCGGGGCGCTCGTGCTTGACGGAGATTCCCCGCTCACGTTTTTCGCCGCACACGAGCGCAGTTTCCTCGTTGCCGGATCGAACGCGTTGTTGCACGGCGATCACAAGGCGGCTGCGCGTGAACACATGCGGCATGGCCGGCCCGACGAACACGAGTCGCAGCATGCGGTGCGCGTGGAAGCGACTTATCGGCGGGAGGCGGAGCGTTTTGCCGGCGATGCCCATCGACATCGGACAGCGGCCGATCTTTTCACGGCACTGGGCAAAGGACCGCTGGAGCACGCATTTGGCGACGCCCATACGGGCATTGCGTCCCGGGCGGCGTTGCTTGCGCGCTCCGCGCAGAGCATCGAGGAAATGGCACGGCGGATTGCTCCAGATATCGACGTGTGGCCCATCGCGCGCCGGGTGATCATGCGTCTGGCGCTGGATCAGTTCAGTTCGCATGGCCTCGTCGCGCAACTGGCGAAGGAAGCCGTGCACTGGCCGCACGCGCTGCCACGTGTGCCGAATCTGCTGGCGGATTGGGTGACACGGCAAAACCGCCGCAATGCGGATTCGCGCTCCGCGCGGTAG
- a CDS encoding IS5 family transposase, protein MRGADTFTENLFTLRKLEDFVPADHPLRSIRKMANAALAKMDRLFAGMYEADIKGGRPSIAPEKLLRAMLLQVLYSVRSERQLMEQVQYNLLFRWFIGLSMDDAVWVPTVFTKNRERLIKHDAVIEFFNEVVGIAEKKCWLCGEHFSVDGTLIQAWAGHKSFVRRDDDQDPEDGGSFKGETRSNETHESKSDPDSRLYRKGKTASELRYMGHTLSDNRHGLIASAVVTLADGYAEREAAKVMIDDARQALGDPTREITLGADKGYDAAEFIEACKTMKVTPHVAQNNSGRQSAVPESIAQSAGYAVSQQKRKLIEQGFGWAKSIGGMRQVMVRGLKKVDQMFVLTMAAYNLVRMRTLGEIRPLQPL, encoded by the coding sequence ATGCGCGGCGCGGATACCTTTACCGAGAATTTGTTCACGTTGCGTAAGCTGGAGGACTTTGTTCCAGCCGATCATCCGCTGCGCTCGATTCGCAAGATGGCCAACGCAGCATTGGCCAAGATGGATCGCTTGTTTGCCGGCATGTACGAGGCTGATATCAAAGGTGGGCGGCCCAGCATTGCCCCGGAGAAGTTGCTGCGCGCGATGCTATTACAAGTGCTCTATAGCGTTCGCTCGGAGCGCCAGTTGATGGAGCAGGTTCAATATAACCTGCTGTTTCGTTGGTTCATCGGGCTGTCGATGGACGATGCCGTTTGGGTGCCCACTGTCTTCACCAAGAACCGCGAGCGCCTGATCAAGCATGACGCGGTCATCGAGTTCTTCAACGAGGTTGTGGGCATTGCCGAGAAGAAGTGCTGGCTTTGCGGTGAGCACTTCAGCGTCGATGGCACGTTAATTCAAGCATGGGCCGGCCATAAAAGCTTTGTGCGCCGCGATGATGATCAGGACCCCGAAGACGGTGGGAGCTTCAAGGGTGAGACGCGCAGCAATGAGACGCATGAATCGAAGAGCGACCCCGATTCGCGGCTGTATCGTAAGGGCAAAACGGCAAGCGAGCTACGCTACATGGGCCACACGTTGAGCGACAACCGCCATGGGCTGATCGCCAGCGCCGTGGTGACGCTGGCCGACGGCTATGCCGAACGCGAAGCGGCCAAAGTGATGATCGACGATGCCCGTCAGGCGCTTGGCGATCCGACGCGCGAGATCACGCTGGGGGCAGACAAAGGCTATGACGCGGCGGAGTTCATCGAGGCCTGCAAGACCATGAAAGTCACGCCTCACGTGGCGCAAAACAACTCAGGCCGCCAGTCGGCGGTGCCCGAGTCAATCGCCCAGAGTGCGGGCTATGCGGTTTCCCAGCAAAAGCGCAAGCTCATCGAACAAGGTTTCGGCTGGGCTAAGAGCATCGGCGGTATGCGTCAAGTGATGGTGCGCGGCTTGAAGAAGGTCGATCAGATGTTTGTGCTGACCATGGCCGCGTACAACCTCGTGCGCATGCGCACCTTGGGAGAGATCCGGCCGTTGCAGCCGCTGTGA